Proteins encoded by one window of Carassius carassius chromosome 30, fCarCar2.1, whole genome shotgun sequence:
- the LOC132111082 gene encoding coiled-coil domain-containing protein 177: protein MEHIRSGSPLLHLDLNNFSSPEAEDSRYVLTSPRSLESCARLGVKPVDLLFRSLTDFIDEHQESSLEEVTVLYEEYERGRRERLRLCREERERIIQEPDWNRKSSVKPFLVLETVPEQTAESPSTDSKAKCPTKTRFTDDRVHSKSAISISDRFPNTCGQRFPCSISLADLRRSPATERRVKSLLQEISRRLNIAVPEKDRKIVALMLARHEEEQFRLRQSMFEEQHHEEEQRREEERRAHMEQQRRKRLLRHIRRWQEDLEERRRRREEEEAMLAEQRERETLWQEERWRRHAEEQQARRRFKLDVASRDAKERKRYQERLLQEKERMEEAQREKELQAAQEKQHHAMRSKQTQEKTERRRLEQENQKELLKHLLLKKEVEEQERAEKELKRKGVEQKLHRSMENHALLLEARVQEMRSRAAKEEEQMRMAQQQVRRENRVRLEQKQTLVQRCQLRMERAVLQVQEQKHRRAQLLRRENQEKKLSHRRLRDRVLEEEKVQREVRCKAMTQKNQRSEKLQKEKAEAQERSRKVAHASCYMRERVREQTSRRTFDQMAREAQLTAQLSHLKL from the coding sequence ATGGAGCACATTAGATCTGGTTCACCTCTCCTGCATTTGGATTTAAATAATTTCAGCTCTCCTGAAGCTGAAGACAGCAGATATGTTCTGACAAGTCCACGTTCACTTGAATCCTGTGCTAGATTGGGAGTGAAACCTGTTGATCTGCTGTTCAGATCCCTCACAGACTTCATTGATGAACACCAGGAGTCCTCTCTGGAGGAGGTGACTGTGTTATATGAAGAGTATGAGAGAGGAAGAAGAGAACGACTGCGCTTGTGTAGAGAGGAGAGAGAGCGGATCATACAAGAGCCCGACTGGAATAGAAAGTCATCAGTAAAACCATTCCTAGTCTTGGAAACCGTCCCTGAGCAGACAGCTGAGAGTCCAAGCACCGATTCCAAAGCCAAGTGTCCGACGAAGACACGGTTCACAGATGACCGAGTTCATTCAAAGTCTGCGATTTCCATCTCAGACAGATTTCCGAACACATGCGGTCAGAGGTTCCCCTGCAGTATCAGTCTGGCCGACCTCAGACGTTCTCCTGCGACGGAGCGTCGGGTGAAGAGCCTCTTGCAGGAGATCAGTCGCAGACTAAACATCGCCGTCCCAGAAAAAGACCGCAAGATTGTTGCATTGATGCTGGCCAGGCACGAAGAGGAGCAGTTTCGCTTACGTCAGAGTATGTTTGAGGAGCAACATCATGAGGAGGAGCAGAGGCGTGAGGAGGAGCGGCGAGCTCACATGGAGCAACAGCGACGGAAAAGACTTCTGCGACACATTCGCCGCTGGCAGGAGGACTTGGAGGAGCGGAGGAGGCGGCGAGAGGAAGAGGAGGCGATGCTTGCGGAGCAGCGTGAGCGGGAGACGCTTTGGCAGGAGGAGCGCTGGAGGAGACACGCCGAGGAGCAACAAGCTCGACGAAGGTTCAAGCTTGATGTGGCGAGCAGGGATGCAAAAGAGCGCAAACGCTACCAggagaggctcctgcaggagaAGGAGCGCATGGAGGAGGCGCAGCGAGAGAAAGAGCTGCAGGCGGCGCAAGAAAAACAACACCACGCAATGAGGAGCAAGCAAACGCAGGAAAAGACAGAAAGGAGGAGACTCGAGCAAGAGAACCAGAAGGAGCTACTCAAGCACCTCCTCCTAAAAAAGGAGGTTGAGGAGCAGGAGCGTGCAGAGAAGGAGCTCAAGCGGAAAGGAGTGGAGCAGAAGCTGCATCGCTCCATGGAGAACCATGCCCTCCTTCTAGAGGCGCGAGTGCAGGAAATGCGATCACGTGCTGCGAAGGAGGAGGAGCAGATGCGGATGGCACAGCAGCAGGTGAGGAGGGAGAACAGGGTTCGGTTGGAGCAGAAGCAAACGTTAGTGCAACGTTGCCAGCTGCGGATGGAGCGTGCAGTGCTGCAGGTGCAGGAGCAGAAGCATCGCAGAGCTCAACTCCTCAGGCGAGAAAACCAGGAGAAGAAACTCAGCCATCGCAGACTACGAGACCGAGTCCTGGAGGAGGAGAAAGTGCAACGGGAGGTGAGATGCAAGGCCATGACACAGAAGAACCAGCGCAGCGAGAAGCTGCAGAaagagaaggccgaggcccaggAGAGGAGCCGGAAGGTGGCTCACGCCTCCTGCTACATGCGGGAGAGAGTGAGGGAGCAGACGTCCCGTCGCACCTTTGACCAGATGGCACGAGAAGCACAGCTGACCGCTCAACTGAGCCACCTGAAACTATGA
- the LOC132111083 gene encoding zinc transporter ZIP9 isoform X1 yields the protein MDGAWAVILISLAMFVGCFVLGIIPLLINLSEQKLQLVTVLGAGLLCGTALSIIIPEGVELMQESWKDRYCTAIGENQNISIINSTFHLAAKKGLRPQFFIGVSLVLGFTLMFVVDQIANYCSMQEPRARMYSGNSVTATLGLLIHAAADGVALGAAAASSQVSVQVVVFFAVILHKAPAAFGLVSFLMHAGLERKTIQKHLLAFSAAAPLMAISTYFILSASNGSSQKRLSTTGIGMLFSAGTFLYVATVHVLPEINSRGLQRSTHPHHHTGTGAHQQQSSLSITESLTLILGTALPVLLALGLPDD from the exons ATGGACGGAGCTTGGGCTGTTATTCTCATATCTCTCGCTATGTTCGTGGGATGTTTCGTGCTCGGGATAATTCCACTGTTGATCAATTTATCAGAG CAGAAACTGCAGCTGGTTACTGTACTTGGGGCGGGGCTTCTGTGTGGCACTGCTCTGTCAATCATCATCCCAGAGGGGGTGGAGCTAATGCAGGAGTCATGGAAAG ACCGGTATTGCACCGCTATAGGAGAGAATCAAAATATCTCTATAATAAATTCAACATTTCATCTGGCCGCAAAGAAAGGTCTGCGTCCTCAGTTTTTCATTGGAGTCTCTCTCGTCTTGGGCTTTACGCTCATGTTTGTGGTGGACCAGATTGCCAACTACTGCTCTATGCAAG AGCCCCGAGCGCGCATGTACAGTGGCAACAGTGTTACTGCCACCCTGGGTCTGCTGATTCACGCCGCAG CTGATGGTGTTGCTCTGGGTGCAGCTGCGGCCTCATCACAGGTGTCCGTGCAGGTTGTCGTGTTTTTTGCTGTCATTTTGCATAAG GCTCCAGCAGCATTTGGTCTTGTGTCTTTCCTCATGCATGCAGGTCTGGAGAGGAAGACTATTCAGAAGCATTTACTGGCATTTTCTGCTGCTGCGCCACTGATGGCTATCAGCACCTACTTCATCCTGAGTGCA TCTAATGGCTCTTCTCAGAAGCGCCTGAGCACTACAGGCATTGGCATGCTGTTCTCTGCTGGGACTTTCTTATATGTGGCCACGGTTCATGTTCTGCCAGAAATCAACAGCAGAGGGCTTCAGCGCTCCACTCACCCTCACCATCACACAGGAACCGGAGCCCACCAGCAGCAGAGCAGTCTGAGCATCACAGAGAGTCTGACTCTCATCCTGGGGACTGCACTTCCTGTTCTGCTGGCTCTCGGACTGCCAGACGATTAA
- the LOC132111083 gene encoding zinc transporter ZIP9 isoform X2, translated as MDGAWAVILISLAMFVGCFVLGIIPLLINLSEKLQLVTVLGAGLLCGTALSIIIPEGVELMQESWKDRYCTAIGENQNISIINSTFHLAAKKGLRPQFFIGVSLVLGFTLMFVVDQIANYCSMQEPRARMYSGNSVTATLGLLIHAAADGVALGAAAASSQVSVQVVVFFAVILHKAPAAFGLVSFLMHAGLERKTIQKHLLAFSAAAPLMAISTYFILSASNGSSQKRLSTTGIGMLFSAGTFLYVATVHVLPEINSRGLQRSTHPHHHTGTGAHQQQSSLSITESLTLILGTALPVLLALGLPDD; from the exons ATGGACGGAGCTTGGGCTGTTATTCTCATATCTCTCGCTATGTTCGTGGGATGTTTCGTGCTCGGGATAATTCCACTGTTGATCAATTTATCAGAG AAACTGCAGCTGGTTACTGTACTTGGGGCGGGGCTTCTGTGTGGCACTGCTCTGTCAATCATCATCCCAGAGGGGGTGGAGCTAATGCAGGAGTCATGGAAAG ACCGGTATTGCACCGCTATAGGAGAGAATCAAAATATCTCTATAATAAATTCAACATTTCATCTGGCCGCAAAGAAAGGTCTGCGTCCTCAGTTTTTCATTGGAGTCTCTCTCGTCTTGGGCTTTACGCTCATGTTTGTGGTGGACCAGATTGCCAACTACTGCTCTATGCAAG AGCCCCGAGCGCGCATGTACAGTGGCAACAGTGTTACTGCCACCCTGGGTCTGCTGATTCACGCCGCAG CTGATGGTGTTGCTCTGGGTGCAGCTGCGGCCTCATCACAGGTGTCCGTGCAGGTTGTCGTGTTTTTTGCTGTCATTTTGCATAAG GCTCCAGCAGCATTTGGTCTTGTGTCTTTCCTCATGCATGCAGGTCTGGAGAGGAAGACTATTCAGAAGCATTTACTGGCATTTTCTGCTGCTGCGCCACTGATGGCTATCAGCACCTACTTCATCCTGAGTGCA TCTAATGGCTCTTCTCAGAAGCGCCTGAGCACTACAGGCATTGGCATGCTGTTCTCTGCTGGGACTTTCTTATATGTGGCCACGGTTCATGTTCTGCCAGAAATCAACAGCAGAGGGCTTCAGCGCTCCACTCACCCTCACCATCACACAGGAACCGGAGCCCACCAGCAGCAGAGCAGTCTGAGCATCACAGAGAGTCTGACTCTCATCCTGGGGACTGCACTTCCTGTTCTGCTGGCTCTCGGACTGCCAGACGATTAA